The segment AACATAAAGCTTGAGGACAACTAATTAAAAAGAATCATATATTATACTAGTAGACAATCAgcaaatatttcaataattgaataaaataacaaataatgtcCAACGCTGAGAGATTTCTTCAAAGCTACTTAAGACAAAAGGGTTGACAATACGATTTAATTAGATAGGCGCTGACTCTCAAGACACATTATTTTTGCATAGTTGGAAAGACTAATTACAGGTGTACCATACTTTACTATGgctaatttaataattaaataaaaataatataagaaaaataatcttaCATAACAACACGTAATATATTTATTAGGTTAGCATCCTTTTTGCTTGAGCGCAAATTTAAAAATGGATAATTATATGGTTAAAGCAAATTATATTACTCAATTACTCAGCATAGGTATAGTTTGCTATAAGTATTCTTTGCAGTTAATATTAACCATTAATTACATGGGCTAACTTCGATTTTGTATAATTAGGCATgacatatatgtataattcactacatttgtatatttaataactaacaattttttgcttgatttgtatttgtatacacgattatttgtatttgtatatgatgatgatttccTTTGAATTTTCAGTTCTGTCACATGCATTCAATCTTTTGGCGTATAACTGTATAAAGTTTATATAAACGTGTAGTTTTCggattttgtataaaataatttatataatgtaatttgtataatatattttgtataatcgttttaaagttcatatgtttatgtttgtatcAATTCGTTATTTcgagtttattatatttgtataacacTTGACTTTATATTACCCAATTATACAAAAACACGTGAATTATACAAACGAGATGTGAATTATACGAATTATTGTCAtctctcgctcgtctctctcctccccCTCCTAATTTCTCttacctctctcctccctctcccaatctctctccCATCTGTCCTCCCTATCCCAATTTCCCTCACcatgatatacaaatacatatgtgtAATATATAATTAGCTAACCAATATGCATATCCAATTCACCTTTCTCGCACCCTTCGCCCTCTATCGCTCACCTCTCTTCTCCCTCTAccagtctcgctcgccactctccttcCTATAACATCTAACTAAAAAtcgtaattaataaaatatagtcATGGAACGTAATTAGGCTATTTTTGAATGGCTATATGCAAAAGTTCCTTCATTAAAATGCACcgaacaatttaaaattttgaagtttatcaAAAGTTAAcacttttagtttttattaatattttgcaAAACTCAATTTATCATATTTGTGAAATTTACATGTAATTTCATTTCGGGAGGGGAGGGGGATTTTGTTGAGAATGATAATGAGAACCAAGTCgcaggagttgttccaaaagtTCAATTCGATCCAATGTTCAAAACTCAACATTTAAATCAATACCCTCGATCAAGAAAGCCCACACACTCATAACCCAATTTACATTTAATCAGTTTCCATTCATTTTGTACATAACACAAGATTCATTTCTTAGATACGTCTTCTAGAATTTGTATAGGTGTACAAAGTTTGTTAGATCTCTAGATTATTTTACATTTCTGCTATTTTGTATTAGGATAAATACCTGATTCTTCTTCAATAAAATTCACTCAGAAAATTTCCCACATTTTGCCTTCATAATTCTTCTAACTTtttatatggtatcagagcaccaTTGAAGATCTTCACTGTCATATCCTCAATGACTAACTCTTCTACCACTGAGTCGAGTTCTCTCTCTGCTGCATTCAAAATTCTGGATACAAAGAAGTTCCTATTTCCTTCATCCTTCTGATTCATCGGGTATGTCCTAGGTAAACTCCAATTTCAAAGGAAAAGGTTATGGAGGATGGAGAAGATCCATGCTCATCGCTCTCTCAGCTAAAAACAAGTTGGGATTCACAAATGGAAATTGTAAATCCCCTATTGCCAGCAGTCCCGATCTACAGTCATGGAACAAGTGTAACGACATGGTCACCAGCTAGTTGTTGAATTCATTCTCTAGGGATATTGCTGATAGTGTCCTCTACTTCAAAACAACTGAATAACTCTAGAATGATCTCAAAATCAGGTTTGGGCAATCAAATGGAGCCCAACTCTTTCACTTGCAAAAATAGATGAGTAATTTCTTCCAAAGATCACTCAACATTGCATCTTATTATACCAACATCAAGGGGTTATAGGATGAACTTAATACCTTGAACACTAAGGTCATTTGCTCATGCACTTGTGATTGTGATGGAAAGGAGAAAATGGTGAAGTCATAACAAGATGAAAGTTTCATTCAATTTCTTATGGGATTGAGTGAGGCCTATGCTGCTGTAAGAAGCAACATCTTGATGATTTCTCCCTTACCCTCTATTATTCTTGCTTACTCTCTTCTCATTCAAGACGAGAAACAAAGAGAGATATTTGTTTCTTCTTATCCTGTAGGAAATCATTCATCTTATTTGGTGACCGATTGGAATGCACCACCTCAATATATTGGACACGGGAACAGGTCCCAAACACCTGAATACAAGAGTAAGAAGGGTAATCCATCATTGATCTGGTCCTATTGCAGGAAAGTGGGACATTTTGTTGACAAGTGCTACAGAATTAATGGTTTTCCCAATAACTTTAAGTTTACTAAGACCAAAAGGGAACCTATTGCAATCAGGAGAAATGTTGTGCTACCTTTTGAACTTCCTTGCTTTCCTAGTTCTCTTTCTTATTTTGCAGGCAATGCTGGAAATTAGTCAACGCAGGAATATGTATGTCATCTGATTCATCTATTGAATCAGGCCAAGGTCACTCAACCAGATGCTAACGTTGCTGACCAAAGTGCAATAGCGTCTTATGCTTGTAATCCTTCAACCTCATGCTTATTCTCCTTCAATTCTGAACCTTGGATTTTAGGTTTGGGTGCATCCCAACACATGTGTTCTGATCCCAGCATGTTTCACACTCTTTAATTTCTTCCTCAAACCATCGATGCTACTTTACGTAATTCCTCTAATGTGAGAGTCACTCATTCAGGAATTGTTGGTCTTTTTCCTGATGTTTTTATTCATGATGTTCTCTATATTTCTTCATTCAATTTAAATCTTTTATATGTGCATTTAATTTAAGTGTTTCATCAGTTTCTCATTCACTAAATGTGTTTTGCAGGCCCATACAATGAAAAGGCCTCTGATTTTTGGTGAAGCtaagaatgatctcaatcaaaTGTTCCCTTCAAGCATCAAGTCTCAAAGTCATTCCAACAAAGCTGAAGTTTCCTTTTTTAGTCATAGTTTTCCTTTTTGTAATTCCGTATCTAGTAAAGATAGTTCTATTTTCCATTTATTGCATGTAAGGTTGGGTCATCTCCCTGTTTCATCAATGACAAAATTGTTTGGTTTTCTAAATCTTTTTCTGATTATGCTTGTGATGTGTGCCCTCTTGTGAAGCAAACCAAATTACtctttcctataaatattatcaaaatcaaGACAATATTCAAATTAATTCACATTGACACATGGGGACCCCATAAAAGTACAACTTACAATGGTTTCAAGTATTTTCTCACCATAGTAGATGATTACAATAGAGCTACTTGGACCTAATTTTTAAGTACCAAATTGAGGAAAGATATTAAAATAGTACCTTTTCTTTGTGTTAAGGCTCAAATTAATCCTTCAGTTTTCATATAGAGAACTAATAGACCCTCATGTTTGCAATATTGGTGCAATTTTGGTCCTCCTCCAAAATTCTACCTATTTTTTAGCATTGATTTTATCCATAACCTCTGTATGGGATGTTCAATCGTCATTTTATCTATTTAGGAGAAATAACAACTCCatatgaaagaatatgagaagaAAAACACTTTGTTTTGTTTAGTAGAAATTGTATTGCAAGTAAAGTCGAGAGGTTTATCACAATAATTTCACGTGCAAtagtacaattttttcttttcctgcAAAGTCATATGTTAAGATGTTTTTAGTTTAGGTGCAGTAATATTTATAGTGAATAAAACAAGGTTTTTTTCTTATCACCTTCTCTTATATAaagttattatttctattatacatataaaaagacGATTGGACATtccttatataaaattttggacaaaattaatgttaaaaaatagGCAAAATTTTATGGTAGTATCAAAAGTGCACCAATATTGCAAACATGAGCAACTATTAGTGCTCCATGTGAAAACTCAAGGATCACTTTGAGTATTAACCCAAATGTGAGGGACTATTTTGAGCCTTTCCTCTACCAAATCTAATGCATTCCCAATGTTGAAACAATTTATTTTCCTGGTCAAAAGACAGTTTAACAACAAAGTAAAATCTATCCGGTATGACAATGCTCTTGAATTGGGAAAGGAAACTATTGCCTCTGAATTTATTCTTTCTCAGGGCATTTTATATGAAACATCTTACATTTccactccacaacaaaatgaaTTGTGTAAAGAAAACATAGACATCTTTTAGAAACCTCTTGAGCATTATTGTTTTAATCCCATGTTCCTGTTTCCTATTGGGGTGAATGTCTACTAAATGCTACCTTCTCAATTATCATGTTTCCCTCTAGAGTTCTCAATGGTAAAATCCTCATGAGGTCTTGTTTGGTCCTCCTCCTAAGTAAGTTCCATAAGGCCTTTGGGTATCTTTTTTATGCTTCTACTTTAACTCAAAATTGATCCAAGTTTTCACCTAGAGCTGTCCCTTGTGTTTTCTTGGGGTATCCTCCTAGACAAAAGTGATCCAAACTTTTATCTTTGGATTATAAAAAATGTTTGTGTCAAGGGATGCCCATTTTCCTGAATATGTTTTTCCTTTCAAGTTTACTTCCTCCTATCCTCCTATGTTTTCCTCTTCTCCCCCTCTTCTTATCTATGAATCTCCTTGTACTAATCTCCTTGTACTTATCTATGAATCTCCTTAGAAAGGAGCTATTTCAACATGTTAGCTTAAAGTCAATAAATTTTCAAGTTGAGGGTACACTTGACTTTTCATACTTTATGTTATAAGTGTCTTTCATCCTACAACTAAATGGACATATAAGATTTTCTATATCTGTCTAGAATAGTAACAACTATATCACTTCTCTTCTGACTCTCTTATTACAAAATACAAATGTAAAAAGCtcaaaaaggaaagaataagGATTGCATAGTGTAAAGGAGAAAGTTGAAAGGGCAAATAAGGATTTGCAAAGTGTAAAGGAGAAAGTTGAAAGGGCACTATTACTGCTTTTTTTAGCCATgcttgttattttaattttgcagcaaaagtaaataaaaattgaacatCATTTTTACATTAAATATGTAGTAAAAGACCCTTAATTATCTTTGCTTGATCTCTCAAAATTCTCAACCCCAAAgtgagaaataataataattatttccaaaa is part of the Solanum pennellii chromosome 8, SPENNV200 genome and harbors:
- the LOC107027467 gene encoding uncharacterized protein LOC107027467, whose translation is MGLSEAYAAVRSNILMISPLPSIILAYSLLIQDEKQREIFVSSYPVGNHSSYLVTDWNAPPQYIGHGNRSQTPEYKSKKGNPSLIWSYCRKVGHFVDKCYRINGFPNNFKFTKTKREPIAIRRNVVLPFELPCFPSSLSYFAGNAGN